From Methylomonas sp. EFPC3, a single genomic window includes:
- a CDS encoding discoidin domain-containing protein, producing the protein MPNTNLSLMLAALGLTLAVDVNAAPIISPFAADLASGQYSADLTYPGTSAQAAFNGGVWNAGTYGKHWIQADMGASQTLSKVVITAAVAPATNAQYWVYLSNSAIGNSYNSLTPVATFSDWIGTSGFGPHFETHEIEFAAASGRYLQIVAYGGSSWTALGDRKPRVDWVEPVSQVPLPPASLLMLSGLLYTVRRRLFGSAKV; encoded by the coding sequence ATGCCCAATACAAACCTTTCATTGATGCTGGCAGCATTAGGACTAACGCTTGCTGTCGATGTCAACGCAGCGCCTATCATTTCGCCGTTTGCTGCCGATTTGGCTAGCGGCCAGTACAGTGCCGATTTAACCTATCCCGGCACTTCGGCACAGGCAGCGTTCAATGGAGGAGTGTGGAATGCGGGTACCTACGGCAAGCACTGGATCCAGGCGGATATGGGGGCCAGTCAAACCCTGTCGAAAGTGGTGATCACTGCCGCCGTTGCGCCTGCCACTAATGCGCAATACTGGGTTTACCTGTCAAATTCAGCCATAGGCAATAGTTACAACAGTTTAACCCCGGTAGCGACGTTCTCGGACTGGATAGGTACGTCAGGGTTCGGACCGCATTTTGAAACCCACGAGATTGAGTTCGCTGCCGCCTCCGGACGGTATTTACAGATAGTTGCGTATGGCGGTAGCAGTTGGACCGCGCTAGGCGACCGGAAGCCAAGAGTCGACTGGGTCGAACCGGTCTCCCAAGTTCCACTGCCTCCCGCATCGCTGCTGATGTTATCCGGTTTGCTCTATACCGTGAGACGTCGCTTGTTTGGTTCGGCCAAGGTCTAA
- a CDS encoding TIGR03862 family flavoprotein, with the protein MSADPTASVAVVGAGPAGLMAAEVLSQAGIKVSVYDAMPSAGRKFLMAGKGGMNITHAEAFDTFVTRYPARRAKLEPILKAFTPDDLRAWINQLGIDTFVGSSGRVFPTEMKAAPLLRAWLHRLRSDGVQFKMRHRWLGWADGALRFATPDGERLIQADATVLALGGGSWPQLGSTGAWTEILAERGIGLSLLRPANCGFETRWSDVFRQRGAGQPLKSVVASFRNESGETFSQQGELTVADYGLEGGLIYALSAPLRDAIASAGSATLWLDLLPDRSPENIVERLAKPRGKDSLSNHLRKRLGIDGVKTLLLREVSTADEMNDPAQLAAALKALPIQLHSPRPIAEAISSAGGVEFTELDQNLMLRKLPGVFCAGEMLDWEAPTGGYLLTACLASGRTAGMGVVERLRS; encoded by the coding sequence ATGTCCGCCGACCCTACCGCAAGTGTCGCCGTCGTCGGTGCCGGCCCGGCCGGTCTGATGGCGGCCGAGGTGCTAAGCCAGGCCGGGATCAAGGTCAGCGTCTACGACGCGATGCCGTCGGCCGGCCGCAAATTCCTGATGGCCGGCAAAGGCGGCATGAACATCACCCACGCCGAAGCCTTCGACACCTTTGTGACCCGCTACCCCGCGCGCCGCGCCAAACTGGAACCGATACTCAAAGCCTTTACCCCGGACGATTTACGGGCCTGGATCAACCAGCTTGGTATCGATACCTTCGTCGGCAGTTCCGGCCGCGTGTTTCCGACCGAAATGAAAGCCGCGCCGTTACTGCGCGCCTGGCTGCATCGGCTGCGAAGCGATGGCGTGCAATTCAAAATGCGCCACCGCTGGCTGGGCTGGGCGGACGGCGCGTTGCGCTTCGCCACGCCGGACGGCGAACGTCTGATCCAGGCCGACGCAACCGTCTTGGCACTGGGCGGCGGCAGCTGGCCGCAACTGGGCTCGACCGGGGCCTGGACCGAAATTCTGGCCGAACGCGGCATCGGCTTGTCGCTGCTCCGCCCGGCCAACTGCGGCTTTGAAACCCGCTGGAGCGATGTATTCCGCCAACGCGGCGCCGGCCAACCGCTCAAATCGGTGGTCGCGAGTTTTCGCAACGAAAGCGGCGAAACTTTCAGTCAGCAAGGTGAACTGACCGTTGCCGACTACGGCCTGGAAGGCGGCTTGATCTACGCCCTGTCGGCGCCGCTACGCGACGCAATCGCCTCTGCCGGTTCGGCGACGCTGTGGCTGGATTTATTGCCGGACCGCAGTCCGGAAAACATCGTCGAACGCCTGGCAAAACCGCGCGGCAAGGACAGCCTGAGCAACCACCTGCGCAAACGGCTCGGCATCGACGGCGTCAAAACCCTGCTGCTTCGGGAAGTATCAACCGCCGACGAAATGAATGACCCGGCGCAACTGGCCGCCGCGCTCAAAGCCCTGCCCATTCAATTGCACAGCCCACGCCCGATCGCAGAAGCCATCAGCAGCGCCGGCGGCGTCGAATTCACCGAACTGGATCAAAACCTGATGCTGCGCAAACTGCCCGGCGTATTCTGCGCCGGCGAAATGCTGGATTGGGAAGCGCCGACCGGGGGGTATTTGTTGACGGCTTGTTTGGCTAGTGGGCGGACGGCGGGAATGGGCGTGGTGGAACGGTTGAGATCGTGA
- a CDS encoding addiction module antidote protein has product MNEKIKIADLPVFDITEHLDSDQAIAEYLTVVLEEDDPAALAHALGSIARARGMTEIANAAGISREALYKALRADAQPRFETIAKVCKALGVKLTVQTRAA; this is encoded by the coding sequence ATGAATGAAAAAATCAAAATCGCCGACTTACCCGTGTTTGACATTACCGAACATCTGGATAGCGATCAAGCCATTGCCGAATACCTGACCGTGGTTCTGGAAGAAGATGACCCGGCGGCCTTGGCTCACGCACTCGGCAGCATTGCCAGAGCGCGAGGCATGACCGAAATTGCCAATGCCGCCGGCATCAGCCGCGAGGCTTTGTATAAAGCCTTGCGTGCCGACGCCCAACCCCGCTTCGAGACTATCGCCAAAGTTTGTAAGGCGCTTGGGGTTAAGTTGACGGTGCAGACGAGAGCGGCTTGA
- a CDS encoding glycosyl transferase family protein — MTLITEEHPFAEFIKILGKGKKGARPLTQDEAYRAMKMILADGQVEPIQLGAFLMLMRVKEETCEELAGFVAAARESFAFDNKVAVDLDWSSYAGKRRHLPWFLLSTLLLAENGVKVFMHGAGGHTQGRLYTENVLRALGIDAAQSIAEAGQQIERTNFSYLSLEYICPKLYDMINLRPVMGLRSPVHTLVRLLNPFDATASIQGIFHPSYRQVHQRAAQLLNQQHMAVLKGEGGETERNPDVECLVQSVHGGELSDETWPALFERRHMKAESLEPQLLAQVWRGELNDEFGQATVIGTAAIALKLLGKADDQAQAEALAAHFWAARDRNRF, encoded by the coding sequence ATGACGCTGATTACCGAAGAACATCCGTTCGCCGAATTCATCAAAATCCTCGGCAAGGGCAAAAAAGGCGCCCGGCCGCTGACGCAGGACGAAGCCTACCGGGCGATGAAAATGATCCTGGCCGACGGCCAGGTCGAGCCGATCCAGCTTGGCGCGTTCTTGATGCTGATGCGGGTCAAGGAAGAAACCTGCGAGGAATTGGCCGGTTTCGTTGCGGCGGCGCGGGAAAGCTTCGCCTTCGACAACAAAGTGGCGGTGGATCTGGACTGGTCATCGTATGCCGGCAAACGCCGACACCTGCCGTGGTTTTTGCTGTCCACCTTGCTGCTGGCCGAAAACGGCGTCAAAGTGTTCATGCACGGTGCCGGCGGCCATACTCAAGGCCGGCTGTACACCGAAAACGTGCTGCGGGCGCTGGGCATCGACGCCGCCCAGTCGATCGCCGAAGCCGGCCAACAAATCGAACGCACCAACTTCAGCTACCTGTCGCTCGAGTACATCTGCCCGAAACTGTACGACATGATCAATCTGCGGCCGGTGATGGGCTTGCGCTCGCCGGTGCATACTTTGGTCAGATTATTGAATCCGTTCGATGCCACCGCCAGCATTCAAGGCATTTTCCATCCCAGCTACCGCCAGGTGCATCAGAGAGCGGCACAGTTGTTAAATCAACAGCACATGGCGGTGTTGAAAGGCGAAGGCGGCGAAACCGAACGCAACCCGGACGTCGAGTGTCTGGTGCAAAGCGTGCACGGCGGCGAACTCAGCGACGAAACCTGGCCGGCGTTGTTCGAACGCCGCCACATGAAAGCCGAATCGCTGGAGCCGCAGCTACTGGCCCAAGTCTGGCGCGGCGAACTGAACGACGAATTCGGCCAAGCCACCGTGATCGGCACCGCCGCCATCGCCTTGAAATTATTGGGCAAGGCCGACGATCAAGCGCAGGCCGAAGCCCTGGCCGCCCACTTCTGGGCCGCGCGCGACCGCAACCGGTTTTAA
- the coaD gene encoding pantetheine-phosphate adenylyltransferase, with protein sequence MNITAIYPGTFDPITNGHLDLIHRASRLYPRVIVAVAVSRGKQPLFSLDERVDLIREVVTEFSNVSVIGFDTLLVDCARQHQASVIIRGLRAVSDFEYEFQLAGMNRRLCPDIETVFLTPAEQYEFISSSMIREIAQLHGDVSSFVPDLVKQRLTEKFSEE encoded by the coding sequence ATGAATATTACTGCGATCTATCCCGGTACCTTCGATCCGATTACCAACGGGCATCTGGATTTGATCCACCGCGCCTCGAGGCTTTACCCGCGGGTGATCGTCGCGGTCGCGGTCAGCCGGGGCAAACAGCCGTTGTTTTCGTTGGACGAGCGGGTCGATCTGATTCGGGAGGTGGTCACCGAATTCAGCAACGTCAGTGTGATCGGCTTCGACACATTGCTGGTGGATTGCGCCCGCCAGCACCAGGCCAGCGTGATCATCCGCGGTTTGCGGGCGGTATCGGATTTTGAATACGAATTCCAATTGGCCGGCATGAATCGCCGTTTGTGCCCGGACATTGAGACCGTGTTTCTGACCCCGGCCGAACAATACGAATTCATTTCGTCGAGCATGATTCGCGAAATTGCCCAATTGCATGGCGACGTTTCCAGTTTCGTGCCCGACTTGGTCAAGCAACGTTTAACCGAAAAATTTTCCGAGGAGTAA
- a CDS encoding pitrilysin family protein yields the protein MRFNLIGLLLLAFSQLAWPAAKIEHWQTAQGSRVYYVRTAGLPMVDVRVVFDAGSARDGSQFGVSALTSALLDSGAGDWSADDIAQRFESVGAQYSAGVSEDMAWLSIRSLTEKPLLEKALATFETVLSRPAFREDDFQREKARTLAGLKHREESPSELASIAFGKALYGEHPYAHPETGIVQTVAGFSADDLKTFYQTYYVAANAIVVIVGDVSREQAEQTANQVLAKLPVGSKPADIPPVTMPSQASTQHIEFPSTQTHVLVGLPGTYRKDPDYFALYVGNHILGGGSMVSRLFEEVREKRGLAYGAYSVFAPLYRQGPFMMSLQTRNDQTEQALGVLRKTFADFLAQGPTEQELTAAKRNITGGFAMRFDTNSKLSDYVAMIGFYQQPLDYLDTFQANVEAVTIEQIKDAFKRRVKPELLQTVTVGQKS from the coding sequence ATGCGTTTTAATTTAATCGGCTTATTGTTGCTGGCATTCAGCCAATTGGCCTGGCCGGCGGCCAAGATCGAACATTGGCAGACCGCGCAAGGCAGCCGGGTTTACTATGTGCGTACCGCCGGCTTACCGATGGTCGACGTGCGGGTCGTGTTTGATGCCGGCAGCGCCCGCGACGGCAGCCAGTTCGGCGTCTCGGCTTTGACATCCGCCTTGCTGGACAGCGGCGCCGGCGATTGGAGCGCCGACGATATCGCCCAACGTTTCGAGTCGGTCGGTGCCCAATATTCGGCTGGCGTCAGCGAGGATATGGCCTGGCTATCGATCCGCTCCCTGACCGAGAAACCGTTGCTTGAAAAGGCCTTGGCCACCTTCGAAACCGTGTTGAGCCGGCCGGCTTTTCGCGAGGACGATTTCCAGCGCGAGAAGGCTCGCACTCTGGCCGGCTTGAAGCACCGGGAAGAATCGCCCAGTGAACTGGCCAGCATCGCCTTCGGCAAAGCATTGTACGGCGAACATCCCTACGCCCACCCCGAGACCGGCATCGTCCAGACCGTTGCCGGCTTTAGCGCCGATGATCTGAAAACGTTCTATCAAACCTATTACGTCGCCGCCAACGCCATCGTCGTCATCGTCGGCGATGTCAGCCGGGAACAGGCCGAACAAACTGCCAACCAAGTGCTGGCTAAATTGCCGGTCGGCAGCAAGCCGGCGGACATTCCGCCGGTGACGATGCCGAGCCAGGCCAGCACTCAGCATATCGAGTTCCCGTCCACTCAAACCCACGTGCTGGTCGGTTTGCCCGGCACTTACCGCAAGGACCCGGATTATTTTGCCTTGTATGTCGGCAACCATATTCTCGGCGGCGGCAGCATGGTTTCGCGCTTGTTCGAGGAAGTTCGGGAAAAGCGCGGTCTGGCCTACGGCGCGTATAGTGTGTTTGCGCCGTTGTACCGGCAAGGGCCGTTCATGATGAGCTTGCAGACCCGTAACGACCAGACCGAGCAAGCACTCGGCGTGTTGCGCAAAACCTTTGCCGATTTTCTGGCACAAGGTCCGACCGAGCAGGAGTTGACTGCGGCAAAACGGAACATCACCGGCGGTTTTGCGATGCGTTTTGATACCAACAGCAAGTTGAGCGACTACGTGGCGATGATCGGCTTTTACCAGCAGCCTTTGGACTATCTGGATACCTTCCAAGCTAACGTGGAAGCGGTCACGATCGAGCAGATCAAGGATGCCTTCAAGCGCCGGGTCAAACCGGAATTGCTGCAAACCGTCACGGTCGGCCAGAAGTCCTGA
- the cyoE gene encoding heme o synthase, whose product MPDTTASLSWKDYYELCKPRVVALIVFTAIVGMLLAVPGMPPLANFLYGTVGIGLAASSAAAINHFLDQKADAEMARTKNRPLPTGHLQPRQVLVFASLIGFIAMAILTIKINLLTAFLTFLSLIGYALIYTVYLKRATPQNIVIGGAAGAAPPVLGWAAITGEVHPHALLLFLIIFVWTPPHFWALAIAKRDEYAKVSIPMLPVTHGVEFTRLQILLYTILLLISTLLPYLTGMSGLIYLATALLLGLGFIYYAIQMMRKKDNKTAMRTFGYSIIYLMLIFAALLIDHYFPLSIS is encoded by the coding sequence ATGCCAGACACCACCGCCTCGCTTTCCTGGAAAGACTACTACGAGCTCTGCAAGCCCAGAGTGGTTGCGTTGATCGTGTTTACCGCCATCGTCGGCATGCTGTTGGCCGTCCCCGGCATGCCGCCATTAGCCAATTTTCTGTACGGCACGGTCGGCATCGGCCTGGCCGCGTCGTCGGCTGCGGCGATCAACCACTTCCTGGACCAAAAAGCCGACGCCGAAATGGCGCGCACCAAGAACCGGCCGCTGCCGACCGGGCATTTGCAACCCCGGCAAGTGCTGGTGTTCGCCAGCCTGATCGGTTTTATCGCGATGGCGATTCTAACCATCAAGATCAACTTGCTGACCGCGTTCCTGACCTTTCTGTCTTTGATCGGCTACGCCTTGATCTACACGGTTTACCTGAAGCGGGCGACGCCGCAAAACATCGTCATCGGCGGCGCGGCCGGCGCGGCACCGCCGGTATTGGGTTGGGCGGCGATCACCGGCGAAGTGCATCCGCACGCCTTGCTGCTGTTCCTGATCATCTTCGTCTGGACCCCGCCGCATTTCTGGGCGCTGGCCATTGCCAAACGCGACGAATACGCCAAGGTATCGATTCCGATGCTGCCGGTCACCCACGGCGTCGAATTCACCCGCCTGCAAATTTTGCTTTATACCATTCTGCTGCTGATTTCGACGCTGCTGCCTTACCTGACCGGCATGAGCGGCCTGATTTATCTGGCCACCGCCTTGTTGCTGGGCCTGGGCTTCATCTACTACGCGATTCAGATGATGCGCAAAAAAGACAATAAAACCGCGATGCGCACCTTCGGCTATTCCATCATCTATTTGATGCTGATCTTCGCCGCCTTGCTAATCGACCATTACTTCCCGCTGTCCATCTCATGA
- the trpD gene encoding anthranilate phosphoribosyltransferase: protein MSIQTTLQKLLDRQDLSAEEMSAAMRAMMNGELTDAQIAGFLIALRCKGETVDEIAAAVGVLRELVRNVPIDGEHVIDTCGTGGDGANTFNISTTAAFVVAAAGGKVAKHGNRSVSSCCGSADLLELAGVNLELPAERVAQCVKDIGVGFLFAAKHHSAVRHTVKARKEMGVRTLFNLIGPLSNPANAPHQLIGVFDKQWLVPVAEVLKRLGSRHVLVVHARDGLDEISIAAPTDVAELVDGIIHTYTITPEQFGLQRAKLETLSIGCAADSLTIVKAVLNNQPGPARDIVALNAGAAIYAADLTDSLDAGIRRAHQVLADGSALRKFEALIGYSETG from the coding sequence ATGTCCATCCAAACCACGCTGCAAAAACTGCTCGACCGTCAGGATCTCAGCGCCGAAGAAATGAGCGCCGCGATGCGGGCGATGATGAACGGCGAACTGACCGACGCCCAAATCGCCGGCTTTTTGATCGCCTTGCGCTGCAAGGGCGAAACGGTCGACGAAATCGCCGCAGCGGTCGGCGTATTGCGCGAATTGGTGCGCAATGTACCTATCGACGGCGAGCACGTCATCGATACTTGCGGCACCGGCGGCGACGGCGCCAACACCTTCAATATTTCGACCACAGCGGCTTTCGTGGTGGCGGCGGCCGGCGGCAAGGTCGCCAAACACGGCAACCGCTCGGTCTCCAGTTGCTGCGGCAGCGCCGATTTGCTGGAACTGGCCGGGGTCAATCTGGAGTTACCGGCCGAGCGGGTGGCGCAATGCGTCAAAGACATCGGCGTCGGTTTTCTGTTCGCCGCCAAGCACCACAGCGCGGTACGCCACACCGTCAAGGCCCGCAAGGAAATGGGCGTGCGCACCTTGTTCAATCTGATCGGTCCGCTGTCCAATCCGGCCAACGCCCCGCACCAGCTGATCGGCGTATTCGACAAACAATGGCTGGTGCCGGTCGCCGAAGTCTTGAAGCGCCTGGGTAGCCGCCACGTGCTGGTGGTGCATGCTCGCGACGGCCTCGACGAAATCAGCATCGCCGCACCGACCGATGTGGCCGAACTGGTCGACGGCATCATTCATACCTACACCATCACGCCGGAACAATTCGGTTTGCAGCGCGCCAAGCTGGAGACCTTATCGATTGGCTGCGCGGCAGACAGCCTGACAATCGTCAAAGCGGTGCTGAACAACCAACCCGGCCCGGCCCGCGACATCGTCGCCCTGAACGCCGGCGCCGCAATCTACGCCGCCGACCTGACCGATTCGCTGGATGCCGGTATTCGCCGGGCGCATCAGGTGTTGGCGGATGGGAGTGCGTTGAGGAAATTTGAGGCTTTGATTGGGTATTCCGAAACCGGTTAA
- the fabV gene encoding enoyl-ACP reductase FabV produces the protein MIIKPRVRGFMCVTTHPAGCAANVKQQIDYVKAKGAVAGGPKNVLVLGASTGYGLASRIVSAFGSGANTLGVFFEKEGTADKPGSAGWYNSAAFHQFAAAEGLYAKSINGDAFSDEIKQRVIDAIKQDMGKVDLVVYSLAAPRRTHPKTGEVHNSTLKPIGKDLVQIGVDTDKEIIKEFTLTAATQEEIDNTVAVMGGEDWQMWIDALAAAGVLADGAKTTAFTYLGEKVTWDIYWDGTIGAAKKDLDKRVIDIRAKLTAIGGDARVSVLKAVVTQASAAIPVMPLYLALLFKVMKAQGTHEGCIEQVDGLFRDSLYNEAPILDSEGRLRADLKELDPKVQDEVSQLWPQVTSENLNQLSDFAGYKHEFLKLFGFEVEGVDYDADVNPEMPIENMG, from the coding sequence ATGATCATCAAACCTCGCGTACGCGGCTTTATGTGCGTCACCACCCATCCGGCCGGCTGCGCCGCCAACGTCAAACAGCAAATCGATTACGTCAAAGCCAAAGGCGCGGTCGCGGGCGGCCCGAAAAACGTGCTGGTGCTGGGCGCATCGACCGGTTACGGTCTGGCCTCGCGCATCGTTTCTGCGTTCGGTTCCGGCGCCAACACCCTGGGCGTATTCTTCGAAAAAGAAGGCACGGCCGACAAGCCCGGCAGTGCCGGCTGGTACAACTCGGCGGCGTTCCACCAATTCGCCGCAGCCGAGGGCTTGTATGCGAAAAGTATCAACGGCGATGCCTTTTCCGACGAGATCAAACAACGCGTGATCGATGCCATCAAACAAGATATGGGCAAGGTCGATCTGGTGGTTTACAGCCTGGCCGCGCCGCGCCGTACCCATCCCAAAACCGGCGAGGTGCATAACTCCACCTTGAAACCGATCGGCAAGGATTTGGTACAAATCGGCGTCGATACCGACAAGGAAATCATCAAGGAATTTACGCTGACTGCGGCAACTCAGGAAGAAATCGACAACACCGTCGCAGTGATGGGCGGCGAAGACTGGCAGATGTGGATCGATGCGCTGGCCGCAGCCGGCGTGCTGGCCGACGGCGCCAAAACCACCGCCTTTACCTATCTGGGCGAAAAAGTCACCTGGGACATTTACTGGGACGGCACCATCGGCGCGGCGAAAAAAGACCTGGATAAACGCGTGATCGACATCCGCGCCAAATTGACCGCCATCGGCGGCGATGCCCGCGTCTCGGTATTGAAAGCGGTGGTGACTCAGGCCAGCGCGGCGATTCCGGTGATGCCGTTGTATCTGGCGCTACTGTTCAAAGTGATGAAGGCGCAAGGCACGCACGAAGGCTGCATCGAACAAGTCGACGGCCTGTTCCGCGACAGCCTGTACAACGAGGCGCCGATTCTGGACAGCGAAGGCCGCCTGCGCGCCGATTTGAAGGAACTCGATCCGAAAGTGCAGGACGAGGTCAGCCAACTGTGGCCGCAAGTCACCAGCGAAAACCTGAACCAACTTAGCGACTTCGCCGGCTACAAGCACGAGTTCCTGAAGTTGTTCGGTTTCGAAGTCGAAGGCGTGGATTACGACGCCGACGTGAACCCGGAAATGCCAATCGAGAACATGGGCTAA
- a CDS encoding pitrilysin family protein, translating to MKHRLAALALLCPVVLAHAEDSKVYEHVFANGLKLLVKEDHRSPVVVSQVWYKVGSSYEPGGITGISHMLEHMMFKGTEKYPAGEFSRIIAENGGSENAFTGQDYTAYFQTLEKSRLEISFKLESDRMRNLNLKAEELKKELEVVTEERRMRTDDQPRAKVHEQFMAAAFTNSPYQNPVIGWPSDIANYQIEDLQAWYQKWYAPNNATLVVVGDVDAKQVEKLAEQYFAPLQPSTIKPVKPQAESEQRGVRRITVKAPAKLPYLMMGYKVPVLNSAKPEWEAYALEVLAGVLDGGDSARLPARLIRGKQIAVSAGAGYDLTSRLPELFLLEGTPAEGKTVFDLEYALLDEVYQLKNELIDKDELQRIKAQVLASSVYQKDSNFYQAMQLGTLETVGLGWQRADEYVAKLNQVTAEQVREVARKYLIEDTLTVAYLDPQPITEAAKPKKLTGVHHAF from the coding sequence ATGAAACACAGGCTTGCAGCGCTGGCGCTGCTTTGTCCGGTTGTGCTGGCGCACGCCGAGGACAGTAAGGTGTACGAACATGTTTTCGCTAACGGCTTGAAACTGCTGGTGAAGGAAGACCACCGCTCGCCGGTGGTGGTATCCCAGGTCTGGTACAAAGTCGGTTCCAGCTACGAGCCGGGCGGCATCACCGGCATCTCGCACATGCTGGAACACATGATGTTCAAAGGCACCGAAAAATATCCGGCCGGCGAGTTCTCCCGCATCATCGCCGAGAACGGCGGCAGCGAAAACGCCTTCACCGGCCAGGATTACACGGCTTATTTCCAAACTCTGGAAAAATCGCGACTGGAGATCAGCTTCAAGCTGGAAAGCGACCGGATGCGCAATCTGAATCTGAAAGCCGAGGAATTGAAGAAAGAATTGGAAGTGGTGACCGAGGAGCGGCGGATGCGCACCGACGACCAACCGCGCGCCAAAGTCCACGAGCAATTCATGGCCGCGGCCTTTACCAATAGCCCGTACCAGAATCCGGTAATCGGCTGGCCGTCCGATATCGCCAACTACCAGATCGAAGACCTGCAAGCCTGGTACCAGAAGTGGTACGCACCCAATAACGCCACGCTGGTCGTGGTCGGCGACGTCGACGCCAAGCAGGTCGAAAAACTGGCCGAACAGTATTTTGCGCCATTGCAACCCAGTACGATCAAGCCGGTCAAGCCGCAAGCCGAATCCGAGCAGCGTGGCGTGCGCCGCATTACGGTCAAAGCGCCGGCCAAATTGCCGTACCTGATGATGGGTTACAAAGTGCCGGTGTTGAATAGCGCCAAGCCGGAATGGGAGGCTTATGCCCTGGAAGTATTGGCCGGTGTGCTGGACGGCGGCGACAGTGCCCGCCTGCCGGCGCGGCTGATTCGCGGCAAGCAAATCGCGGTGTCCGCTGGTGCCGGTTACGATCTGACGTCGCGTTTGCCCGAGTTGTTTTTGTTGGAAGGCACGCCTGCCGAGGGCAAAACCGTGTTCGACCTCGAATACGCCTTGCTCGACGAGGTGTACCAGTTGAAAAACGAGCTGATCGACAAGGACGAATTGCAGCGGATCAAAGCGCAGGTGCTGGCCAGCTCGGTTTACCAGAAGGACTCCAACTTCTACCAGGCCATGCAACTGGGTACGCTGGAAACGGTTGGTTTGGGCTGGCAACGCGCCGACGAATACGTCGCCAAACTCAATCAGGTGACGGCGGAGCAAGTGCGCGAAGTGGCGCGGAAGTATCTGATCGAAGACACCCTGACCGTCGCCTATCTCGACCCGCAACCGATCACCGAAGCCGCGAAACCGAAAAAACTGACAGGAGTTCATCATGCGTTTTAA
- a CDS encoding type II toxin-antitoxin system RelE/ParE family toxin has translation MYTIKQLPAFSEWLFGLKDGLTHRRLARRLEKAQQGNLGDVKAVGEGVFEMREHFGPGWRMYYVQRGEVLIVMLGGGDKSSQAADIAKAQCLAALLED, from the coding sequence ATGTACACAATCAAACAACTCCCCGCATTCAGCGAATGGCTGTTTGGCTTGAAAGATGGATTGACGCACCGCCGGTTGGCGCGCCGACTGGAAAAAGCACAACAAGGCAATCTCGGCGACGTGAAAGCGGTAGGCGAGGGTGTTTTTGAAATGCGTGAACATTTCGGTCCCGGCTGGCGAATGTACTACGTGCAGCGGGGCGAGGTGTTGATTGTGATGCTGGGCGGCGGCGATAAATCTAGTCAGGCTGCCGATATTGCCAAAGCTCAGTGCCTAGCCGCGTTGTTGGAGGACTGA
- the rsmD gene encoding 16S rRNA (guanine(966)-N(2))-methyltransferase RsmD, whose translation MANQIRIIGGEWRSRQIVFDDAPGLRPTPARVRETLFNWLQADVYGSRCLDLFAGSGALGFEAASRGAKAVVQVEDNAGNCKRLRENIARLATDRVQVVQQDAARYLAGPAQQFDLVFLDPPFGQGLLESACRLLESGGWLSDYAKIYLESEKNWQAADLPANWRLLKEKVAGEVCYRLLQRQAAAFGSANGLE comes from the coding sequence ATGGCAAATCAGATCCGCATCATCGGCGGCGAATGGCGGAGCCGGCAAATCGTATTCGACGATGCCCCCGGTTTGCGGCCGACGCCGGCGCGGGTGCGGGAGACCCTGTTCAATTGGCTACAGGCCGATGTCTACGGCAGCCGCTGCCTGGATTTGTTTGCCGGCAGCGGCGCGTTAGGGTTCGAGGCCGCCTCGCGCGGGGCCAAGGCGGTGGTGCAGGTCGAGGATAATGCCGGCAATTGCAAACGCTTGCGGGAAAATATCGCCCGTCTGGCCACGGACCGGGTTCAGGTGGTGCAGCAGGATGCGGCCCGCTATCTGGCCGGACCGGCGCAGCAATTCGATCTGGTGTTTCTGGACCCGCCGTTCGGCCAAGGTTTGTTGGAATCGGCTTGCCGTTTGCTGGAAAGCGGCGGCTGGCTCAGCGATTACGCCAAAATTTATCTGGAAAGCGAAAAAAACTGGCAAGCCGCGGATTTGCCGGCAAACTGGCGCTTATTGAAGGAAAAGGTGGCCGGCGAAGTGTGCTACCGGCTGCTGCAGCGGCAAGCCGCTGCCTTTGGCTCGGCTAATGGTTTAGAATGA